From a region of the Lactuca sativa cultivar Salinas chromosome 4, Lsat_Salinas_v11, whole genome shotgun sequence genome:
- the LOC111889022 gene encoding uncharacterized protein LOC111889022 yields the protein MDSKKRIEFLKAFDSDDDVEFVDTFFNVVQHIHDEESSNAACTRAFVNRDRQTAHDLLVRDYFADNCLYNDDSFERRFRLNNAIFLRISNALESYYDFFKQKPDARGRMGFSSIQKCATALRYLGYGIAFDASEEYLKVSERTAIECVDWFSACVYEVFHEEYFHKPTQRDIERLYSTHEEKHGFPGMLGNLDCTHMAWEKCPTAWRGQFTRGDIGEPTIILGAVASQDLWI from the coding sequence ATGGATTCCAAAAAACGTATTGAATTTCTAAAAGCTTTTGACTCGGATGATGACGTAGAATTCGTCGACACATTCTTCAACGTTGTGCAACACATTCATGACGAAGAAAGTTCGAATGCAGCTTGTACAAGGGCGTTCGTCAATCGTGATCGCCAAACCGCACACGACTTATTGGTACGTGATTACTTTGCCGATAATTGTCTTTATAATGACGACTCCTTTGAACGTCGTTTCCGTTTGAATAATGCTATATTTTTACGTATTAGTAATGCTTTAGAATCttattatgattttttcaaacaaaaacccgACGCTAGAGGAAGAATGGGTTTTAGTAGTATACAAAAATGTGCGACTGCTCTTAGGTATTTGGGATACGGTATAGCATTCGATGCATCTGAAGAATACTTGAAAGTATCCGAGAGGACCGCCATTGAATGTGTAGATTGGTTTTCTGCATGTGTTTATGAGGTTTTTCACGAAGAATATTTTCACAAACCTACTCAACGTGATATTGAGAGATTATATTCGACTCATGAAGAGAAGCATGGATTTCCGGGTATGCTTGGCAATCTAGATTGTACACATATGGCTTGGGAAAAATGTCCAACTGCATGGCGTGGTCAGTTCACTCGAGGAGATATAGGTGAACCAACTATCATCCTAGGAGCTGTTGCATCTCAAGATTTGTGGATATGA
- the LOC111889023 gene encoding uncharacterized protein LOC111889023, with amino-acid sequence MTFTVNGHAYKYGYYLGDGIYPDYSTLMKAYSVPRSEKAKFFTKKQESARKDIERAFGVLKQTLHVVKYATRLWDKERIKRMVLACIIMHNMIIEDEGRAICTYDPNDVVVPIEFRTGNECVFRASC; translated from the coding sequence ATGACATTCACGGTGAACGGACACGCGTACAAATACGGTTACTACCTTGGTGATGGGATATACCCGGATTATTCTACATTGATGAAGGCATACTCGGTTCCTCGAAGTGAAAAGGCAAagttttttacaaaaaaacagGAATCGGCGAGAAAGGATATCGAAAGGGCATTTGGAGTCCTTAAGCAGACATTGCATGTAGTGAAATATGCTACACGACTCTGGGATAAAGAAAGAATTAAACGAATGGTCCTAGCATGTATTAtaatgcataatatgattattgaaGATGAAGGTCGAGCGATTTGCACGTATGATCCGAACGAcgttgtcgttccaattgagtttcGTACCGGGAACGAATGCGTTTTTAGAGCGAGTTGTTGA